TTTCCGATCTGAGAAGAAGGTTAATTGTCCCTAAAAAATCCAAGTTGAGGAGGCGGCGTGAGACAGAGCGCGCGCGCAAGCGAAATAGATAGAGATAGAGAAAACGAGAGAGAAAGAAAATATGGAAGATTGGAGCCTAAAATCAAGTAGATGTTGTATTTTGGCAATCTTATTATGTTAAGTAATTAAGTGCATATATTATTACTTATAATTAGGCTCCCATATTCGCATAACTAGGTAAGTTTTCCAACGAAAACTATATTGATTAGTTGTTTATACcgagtaattatatatatagacacacacacatgcATATTAGTTGAAGCCACCTTCTTAGTGGGCTGTAAGGCTTAGACCCCTACTTTGTATATTAATACGAAATTGCAAAATACATGCACGGTGGGTATATGAAGCCTAACCCCCTCGAAAGAGACTAAGGAAATGGACAAGCCCATTTCATTACATTTTAAAGCCAAAGATGAGCTATTGGCCCTATTGGTATTGCTATACAGTTGAACTGTTAAAGCTTCTATCTCTTTAAGCAGATCACTAGCAAAAATTAGCTTCACAAACATATTCAAGTCAACGTATATCATCATAAACAAGTTTATGAGGTTTCTTCTTCCTAACTTGGAAGTTGGGGATCTTGCTTTTATCCATTTGTAGTAGACTTCTAACTTTCCTTCGTAGGTTGTCAATCAGTTTATTTTTGTTAAAGTGCTAGTACGAACAAAGAAATTGCACACTTTTCCCTTCAAATGAGCTGGTCTATAAATTTCACCCTGCAAATGGGCTggacataagttctttaagggtgTGGGAATAACTTTTGAGATATTATGATGCAAGAATAATCGTATGCCCCGGGAAAAATTATTTaccttgagggacaaaaattgtAAGACCAATACAAAATAGGCTAAGACCAATACAAAAAGTGCAAATGCCCAGTACGGACCGCTATATAGGCTAAAAAAACTAAATAAGAAGCCCAGAAGCTAGCAGGGATCAGTTGCATTTACAAGTCCATCAAACAACCTTTTAACAAATGACACGGCATGCCCCTATGCACaatccaaagaaagaaaaaacggCAATATCATCTCTCGTAAATGATGTCTCCCCATCACGTCCTTCAAGTTCACACTTTTAATCATCGACAACTCTTCTTTTAATTTTTGGCAAAATTTACTTTCCATTATTGTATACTATAAATGATCGTTGCAAAATCTTCAAACAAATAAGAAAACGTAAAAAAGAACAAATTGAACATTCCCTACAATGTTGGTCTTTATTTACTGATAAGATACCAAGATGTATTTCTAAATACTCAAAAGAACTGGCACAATGCTCCTATCAATAAGAATCGAATTGCTTTTTACTTGTATAGTGTTTAATATTGTTGTGGTGGAATGGTTGGTGGTTGGTGCAGTGAAGATGGGTGAAAATGAGGGGGAAAATAGAGCTTTTGAGGCCGTGTATATCTGTGTATACGTCTATGATatcctgtatatatatatatatataatatacacacGTGATATATATTGTCCAATAACTTTTTCCAGGTTGATTTTAGCTCAGGATTTTGACTCCAAACTAGTTGCAAtcttcctcaaattttatttatCGTCTCGTCCCATTTTTCCCAATGAATGTCAAGTTGTCAACCACACCCACTCACAAacatagaaaaatatttttggataGAAAAGTAGAATCAATGTTGGACAACAAATGAGCCGAAAACTCCTGCCATTATTTTTTACAACAAAGGACTGCCTTGAGAATTTTTAAAGTTATTGAGGGATTGTTGGAAAACTGAATGGGTTGAGAAAAATATGAAGAAAGAGATAGATAAAGTTATAAGATTATCTGTTGCCAAATAATGCCAATGTGGCAATGTCAATTGTAGGCTAAACTGTTGCCAGtagcaaaaatgaaaaaaatggttgGAAGTTTTCGGAACAACTAACTACTTAGCGGGGATCCTATTTGTATAGCTTTATTTTATGTTCACAAATTTCTTATACTCATCCTatgaagcaatttttttttttttttttggttaatttgcTCAATTCTTCGTAAAATAGTGACAATGCCGAGTGATCATAATTAGTTGAACCATCAATTTTGTTCACAATCATCATCTAAAATCAGCATTAAACTTTAGAACATACACTGCCATTTCAATAGAGCTTGAGAAGTTAGCATATGATGCGCTATACCCTGTCTAATtaatacaagaaaaaaaaagtatcttTCTCCTCTTTACTCTAAATTTAATACAATAAAATGCATCTTTCTCTATTTACTCTAAAATTTAATAACAAAAATGCATCTTTCTCTTTTTACTCTAAAATATACAGTATGTGGTAAAAAGTGGATTGGGCTTCTAAAGAGAGTACATGGGCTAATAATACAAACAATTGTGCGGATCGTCCTTCATATGGActtatctttaatttttgtccctcaaaacggcggtccttaatttttgtccctattcctcatttaatgaaaatttgtgagCCAAAGTACCCTTATTCGTTGGTCTATGAAATCAGAGATTTGGGTTCGAACCACAgcagcataaaaaaaaaatagcatgaCAGAATTTCGTGGCAGATTAGGTCTATTCAAGCAAAAATTATGTCTTTCTATATAAAAACTATGCCTTAAGCAGTAGTTCTataggataacttaatttctacagaactatgccttaagacataactttaccccgaataggcatagtttaTTATGAAACCTTGTCTTACAAATTTTTGTGTACTCTGTTACGTTCCTGCAGAAGTTAGGCCTTAAAGCATAACTTATGCCCGAATAGGCATAATTTGCTATGAAATTTTgcttggcaatttttttttatactcatctgggattcgaacccagaatctcgggGATATTTTTGGCCACTCAAAGTgtcgaagggtaaaaattaaagatcaccccgaaatagggcatttgtgcgaatgaccacTAATAATAAGCTCCAATATGGTGAACTTTAACCAGATAAACTGAATAAAACCGCCatactaatattttaaatttctaTTTATTGACAACTTTCTGAAATATTCTATTTTGATCATCATAGTATATGGTCCAATTAAGCAACCTTTCCCCTCTTTTGATCATTTATACAATTGCTTCTTCAACACTTAAACCAACTAACACTCACCACTACACCAACTTTtgcaaatctttttttttttttttaaacccccTTTTCCCTTTGGCTATCTGGCCTTGAAGTTAAAGGAAAGTAAAAAGGGTCGTGTAAGCAATGATTGCTTAGGTGTATAGACCATCCAAATCCAATATGCCAACCCTCTCCATTGAGAAATATCTTTTCATTAAGTTTCAAATCCACTTATTTTTACTTAAACGTGTTGGTCTTATGATTAGAAGGAAAAAGAGAAGTATTTGAAGAATATATACTATCTAGGAGATGCATCATTGAAGAATAAAAACTAGTCTAAAAGACCTTGGCCTTCAAGAAGTTGGAGAGAAGAAACAAAAACACTAAGTTTGCAAGGGATAGCCAATTTATGAGAACATGACTACTGCAAGATTCATCAAATGTGTGACTGTTGGTGATGGAGCTGTTGGAAAGACTTGTATGCTAATATCCTACACTAGTAATACTTTTCCTACGGTaaatttctctattttttttctgTAGTTTTCTCCTCATTTCAtttatgtttcttttctttttttaattttataatttaGCTGTTTCGTGTTAATATCAGTGGTTAATTTCATAAGATTAATGTCGTTTGATAGGATTATGTTCCAACGGTGTTCGACAATTTCAGTGCAAATGTGGTGGTGGATGGAAGCACCGTTAACCTTGGCCTCTGGGATACTGCAGGTAAATTTATTTAATTCACATATGAATTTTAATTCAAtcatgaatctttttttttttctattagtTTTATTGAAGGGAAATACTTCTTCCAATATTGTGCCTTGTAGTTGTAAGAACGTTTCTTTTTAAGAGTATAATTAAATTATGTGCTATTGAAACTTGAATTGTTGATTTGTGAAATGCAGGACAAGAAGACTATAACAGGCTAAGGCCACTAAGTTATAGAGGAGCTGACGTCTTTTTGCTTGCTTTTTCTCTAATAAGCAAGGCAAGCTATGAGAACATTTACAAAAAGGTTATATATTTTTTACTTGTAGTCGTCCTCCCATAAGTGATTTTTGTTGATTTAGAAATCATACAGTTATTGATATTTACCAATAATTCTTCTTGTTGATCATCAACAGTGGATACCTGAGTTAAGGCACTATGCTCCTACTATACAAATTGTTCTAGTGGGAACTAAACTTGGTAAGCtcaatttaatattttattatcTATACCTTTTGTAGTTATAATTGTCAAGCATATAGTATAGCCAAATGTTGCAACTGATTTATACCTGTTAATTTAAATCTGATGATGCCAGATCTGAGGGAAGATAAGCAATATTTAAGTGATCATCCAGGGGCTACTCCTATATCAACCGCCCAGGTGAGTCCATCATTGACT
Above is a genomic segment from Lycium barbarum isolate Lr01 chromosome 12, ASM1917538v2, whole genome shotgun sequence containing:
- the LOC132623918 gene encoding rac-like GTP-binding protein RAC13, whose translation is MTTARFIKCVTVGDGAVGKTCMLISYTSNTFPTDYVPTVFDNFSANVVVDGSTVNLGLWDTAGQEDYNRLRPLSYRGADVFLLAFSLISKASYENIYKKWIPELRHYAPTIQIVLVGTKLDLREDKQYLSDHPGATPISTAQGEELKKMIGAVAYIECSSKTQQNVKAVFDTAIKVALRPPKVKKRPQKRRTLCAIL